The genomic window GACCACGATCAGGCCGGCGGTGGCCGCGACCGACAGCGCGAACCCGAAGTCGACGGCGAGGGACGGCACCACCGCGAGCAGCACGATCACCGACGCCGCCAACGCCGGCATCGCCTGCTTGCGGCGTCCGACGACGAGCGCCAGCAACGCGACGGCACCCATCACCGCGGCCCGCAGCACGCTCGGGGACGGTCGCGCGACGACCACGAACGCGACCAGCGCGGCACCCGCGAGGACCGCGCCGATGCGCGGCCCGATCCCGGCGCCGCGCACGAGCAGCAGCACGGCACCCAACACGACCGACACGTTCGCGCCCGACACCGCCGTCAAGTGGGTGAGCCCGGCCGCGGTGAACTGGTCCTTCACCTCCTGCGGCAGCGCGGAGACGTCCCCGACGACGAGGCCCGGCAGCAGCCCGGCCTGCGCGGGTGGCAGTGCCGCAGCGGCCGCGGCGGAGAGCCGGTGCCGGACGGTGCCGGCCCACCGCTGGTGCACCGGTGGGGGCCGGACCTCCGACGGTGGCCCGGCCGCGCGGAGCACCGCGACCGTGAGGTCCCGGCGCTCCGGTACGGCGAGTTTCCCGCGCACCGTCACCTGCTGTCCGGGCAGCAGGTCCTCCCACCGCTCCCCCTGGGCGAAGACGAGGATCGAGCCGCCGGCCCGGACGGTGCGGTCGCCGTCGCGCACCTCCCGCAACGACGCCCGCACCAGCAGTTGACGGGGTCCCCCGAAACCGGAGGCGCGCAACGGTTTCGGATCGTCGTCGACGACGACGCTCAGGGTCGCCGACGCACCTCGTGCTGCCGCGCCGGCGAGTGGATTTTCGGTCACCGCGTGGACCCGGAGGGCGGTGGCGGCCGCGAATCCGGCGCCGAGCAGGGTCGCGGCGATCAGGGCGGCCGCCACGGTGCGCCGCAGCGGGGCGGCACTCCGATACGCCGCCACCGTCGTGACGGTTCCGGCCGCGACGAGCCCGACCCCCACGACCGCGACCGGCCGCCACCCTGCGAGCAGCCCGGTCAGTGTCACCGCCCAGCACACCGCCGCGGACGGGACCAGCCGCAGATCGACCGGCCCGTCCGGATCGGTCACACCGTCACCAGGTCCCGCAGCTTCGCGAGCCGGCCGGGCCCGATGCCGTCGACCTCCCCCAACTGTTCGACGTCGGTGAAACGTCCGTTCGTCGCCCGCCAGGCGACGATCGCGGTGGCGGTCACCGGCCCGACACCGGGCAATGCGTCGAGCGCGGCCTCGTCGGCGGTGTTCAGATTCACCTTGCCGCCCGGCTGGGCCCCGGCTTTCGCGGCAGTTCCCGCGGCTCCCGCTCCCGATCCGATACGGGCACTGCCGACGGTGGTGGGGCCACCGTCCGGTGCCGCCGCCCCGACCAGGATCTGGTCGCCGTCGTCGACCCGTTCGGCCATGTTCAGGCCCAGGACGTCCGCGCCGGGCCGGGCACCGCCCGCCGCGGCGAGGGCGTCGGCCACCCGGGATCCGGGCGGCAGCCGCACCAGCCCCGACCGTTCGACGACGCCGACGACACTGACCACCAGTTCCTCGGCGGGCGCGGGTACGGGTGGCCCGGCGGACGACGGTGGTGACGGCGACGCCGGCTCGGTGTCGGGCAACGTCCCGGATTCGACGACGGGCAGCGGTGGTATCGCCTGTACGGCGGGCCGGTCCCGCCACACCGTCACCGCGGCGACGATCGCGGCGACCAGTCCGACCACCACGAGTGCGGCGATGCCACGTCGTCCCGGGTTCAGGCGCAGACCGCGCCACCGGTCCGGGCCCGGGAGCACGGCGTCGTCGTATCGGTCCGGACGGTCGTCGTCGGTGAGCCACCCGGGCTCGCCGCCGGTCGACGCCGCGGCCAGCCGGCCGCGCACTCTCGCTCGATCCTCATCGGTCCCCATGCCGCCGAC from Prescottella sp. R16 includes these protein-coding regions:
- a CDS encoding ComEA family DNA-binding protein, coding for MGTDEDRARVRGRLAAASTGGEPGWLTDDDRPDRYDDAVLPGPDRWRGLRLNPGRRGIAALVVVGLVAAIVAAVTVWRDRPAVQAIPPLPVVESGTLPDTEPASPSPPSSAGPPVPAPAEELVVSVVGVVERSGLVRLPPGSRVADALAAAGGARPGADVLGLNMAERVDDGDQILVGAAAPDGGPTTVGSARIGSGAGAAGTAAKAGAQPGGKVNLNTADEAALDALPGVGPVTATAIVAWRATNGRFTDVEQLGEVDGIGPGRLAKLRDLVTV